In a single window of the Streptacidiphilus sp. P02-A3a genome:
- a CDS encoding TetR/AcrR family transcriptional regulator, whose product MPRWKPDARQRLVVEALRLFAEQGYDATTVAQIAERAGLTRSTFFRHFADKREILTTGQQVLSRLLTEGIDTAAPDATPLTAVAAGLERASGEMTSFNRELSPLLHAAIEANEELRDREALKSIGMATAIVEALKRRNVPEPAAQVAAELGVLAFGLGYTRWADPTRDQDPGELATHTRAAFDELRAAAAELR is encoded by the coding sequence ATGCCGAGATGGAAGCCCGACGCACGCCAACGACTGGTCGTCGAGGCACTGCGCCTGTTCGCCGAGCAGGGCTACGACGCGACGACGGTCGCCCAGATCGCCGAGCGGGCAGGGCTGACGCGGAGCACGTTCTTCCGCCACTTCGCGGACAAACGCGAGATCCTCACCACCGGGCAGCAAGTCCTGAGCCGGCTGCTGACCGAGGGCATCGACACCGCGGCCCCGGACGCCACGCCGCTGACGGCCGTCGCGGCCGGCCTGGAGCGCGCGTCAGGCGAGATGACATCGTTCAACCGCGAACTCAGCCCGCTGCTGCACGCGGCGATCGAGGCCAACGAGGAGCTGCGGGACCGCGAAGCGCTGAAGAGCATCGGCATGGCCACGGCGATAGTCGAAGCGCTGAAACGACGGAACGTCCCGGAACCCGCGGCCCAGGTGGCCGCCGAACTCGGCGTGCTCGCGTTCGGACTCGGATACACCCGGTGGGCCGACCCCACCCGCGACCAGGACCCCGGCGAGCTGGCGACCCACACGAGAGCCGCGTTCGACGAACTCCGCGCGGCAGCCGCGGAACTCCGCTGA
- a CDS encoding cysteine hydrolase family protein, whose amino-acid sequence MTTLSARPNTALLVIDVQNGVVGGAHNREAVVANIATLAAKARARDVPVIWVQHSSEDLPIDSDQWQYVPELVREGTEPLVHKRYPDSFEETDLEAVLAQHGIGRLFVTGAQTDQCVRATLHGALVRGYDATLVADAHTTEDLTAYGAPAPEQVIAHTNLYWKYHTAPGRTAGAVDTAAVDFTPAERRR is encoded by the coding sequence ATGACGACCTTGTCCGCACGACCGAACACCGCGCTGCTTGTCATCGACGTCCAGAACGGAGTCGTGGGCGGTGCGCACAACCGCGAGGCCGTCGTGGCGAACATCGCCACCCTGGCCGCCAAGGCCCGGGCGCGGGACGTGCCCGTCATCTGGGTGCAGCACTCGAGCGAGGACCTGCCGATCGACAGCGACCAGTGGCAGTACGTGCCGGAGTTGGTCCGCGAGGGGACAGAGCCCCTGGTGCACAAGCGCTACCCCGACTCCTTCGAGGAGACCGACCTCGAAGCGGTACTGGCCCAGCACGGCATCGGCCGCCTGTTCGTCACCGGCGCCCAGACCGACCAGTGCGTCCGGGCCACCCTGCACGGCGCCCTCGTCCGCGGATACGACGCGACCCTGGTCGCTGACGCGCACACGACCGAGGACCTGACCGCCTACGGCGCGCCCGCACCGGAGCAGGTCATCGCGCACACGAACCTGTACTGGAAGTACCACACCGCCCCGGGCCGCACCGCCGGCGCGGTGGACACGGCAGCGGTGGACTTCACGCCCGCGGAACGCCGCCGCTGA
- a CDS encoding SDR family oxidoreductase — translation MRVFITGGTGLIGSAVVAELLAARHSVTALARSDASAARAEAAGAAALRGGLTDLEVLRSGAERADGVIHLAFSNDFSSPEALARGVAEESAALATLGDTLLGTDRPLVTVSGTPHVPGRASTEADPLPTGGPVGGRSQSVTRALELASRGVRSSAVRLPRTVHNQGLGGFAGLLTDIARRTGVVGYPADGAQRWPAVHALDAAVLFRLALERAPAGSSWHAVADEGDAVRDIAAVIGRRTGLPVRSVPQDVFGPLGPVFATDQPASSAHTRAALGWEPTHPSLLDDLENIGA, via the coding sequence ATGCGCGTCTTCATCACCGGCGGAACCGGCCTGATCGGCTCCGCCGTCGTCGCCGAACTGCTCGCCGCGAGGCATTCGGTCACCGCCCTCGCCCGTTCCGACGCCTCAGCGGCGCGCGCCGAAGCCGCCGGCGCCGCCGCGCTCCGCGGCGGCCTCACCGACCTTGAGGTGCTGCGATCCGGCGCGGAGCGGGCGGACGGCGTGATCCACCTCGCCTTCAGCAACGACTTCAGCTCGCCCGAGGCGCTCGCGCGAGGGGTCGCCGAGGAAAGCGCCGCGCTCGCGACGCTCGGCGACACCCTCCTCGGTACGGACCGGCCGCTGGTCACCGTGTCCGGCACGCCCCACGTGCCGGGACGCGCGTCGACCGAGGCCGACCCGCTGCCCACCGGTGGGCCCGTCGGCGGGCGCAGCCAGTCGGTGACCCGCGCGCTCGAACTCGCCTCGCGCGGCGTGCGCAGCTCGGCGGTGCGGCTGCCGCGCACGGTCCACAACCAGGGGTTGGGCGGTTTCGCCGGGCTGCTCACCGACATCGCCCGCCGCACCGGCGTCGTCGGCTACCCCGCGGACGGCGCGCAGCGCTGGCCGGCCGTCCACGCGCTCGACGCCGCGGTCCTGTTCCGGCTCGCGCTGGAGAGGGCTCCGGCCGGGAGCTCGTGGCACGCCGTGGCCGACGAAGGTGACGCGGTACGCGACATCGCCGCTGTCATCGGGCGGCGGACCGGCCTGCCGGTCAGGTCGGTGCCGCAGGACGTTTTCGGTCCCCTCGGCCCGGTCTTCGCGACCGACCAGCCCGCGTCCAGCGCTCACACCCGCGCCGCCCTCGGCTGGGAGCCGACGCACCCGAGCCTGCTCGACGACCTGGAGAACATCGGAGCCTGA
- a CDS encoding VOC family protein, whose amino-acid sequence MSVELNHTIVHARNNRESAEFLARILGLEVGIEWGPFVPVATGNGVTLDFVSIPVESITMQHYAFLISEDEFDAAFERIQQAAITYYADPHMKQPGEINHHHGGRGVYFFDPAGHGMEIITRPYDSHEATPRPLR is encoded by the coding sequence ATGTCAGTCGAGTTGAACCACACCATCGTTCACGCCCGGAACAACCGGGAATCCGCCGAGTTCCTGGCGAGGATCCTGGGCCTTGAGGTCGGGATCGAGTGGGGCCCGTTCGTTCCGGTCGCCACCGGCAACGGCGTCACCCTGGACTTCGTCAGCATCCCGGTCGAGTCGATCACCATGCAGCACTACGCCTTCCTCATCTCCGAGGATGAGTTCGACGCGGCGTTCGAGCGGATCCAGCAGGCCGCGATCACGTACTACGCCGACCCGCACATGAAGCAGCCGGGCGAGATCAACCACCACCACGGTGGGCGCGGGGTGTACTTTTTCGATCCGGCTGGCCACGGCATGGAGATCATCACTCGTCCCTACGACAGCCATGAGGCGACACCCCGGCCGCTGAGGTAA
- a CDS encoding glycosyltransferase family 2 protein, with protein MSSDPSRPTVDAVVLTMNDRPAEFPRAMTSLLEQAGVDLRVVIVGNGCEPDYVPDGVTVVTLPENLGIPEGRNVGADALAGPDAGEFLFFYDNDADLPERDILARLVDQARRHPEAAYIQPRIADPDTGVTVRRWVPRLRAADPTRPGTVTAMAEGVVLIRRTDFEHAGRWPGHFFLYHEGFDLAMRLWDQGRTGFYSPEIIVHHPASNPARHALYLRLVARNRVWVAYRRLPAPLVPIYITSWIVITVARLRSRTSLATWFAGLGEGLRGGHGERRPMAWNTVWRLTRAGRPPIV; from the coding sequence ATGAGCAGCGACCCCAGCAGGCCCACCGTCGACGCGGTGGTCCTGACGATGAACGACCGCCCCGCCGAGTTCCCCAGGGCAATGACCTCGCTGCTCGAACAGGCAGGCGTTGACCTGCGCGTGGTCATCGTCGGCAACGGCTGCGAACCCGACTACGTCCCCGACGGCGTCACCGTCGTCACCCTGCCGGAGAACCTCGGGATCCCCGAGGGCCGCAACGTCGGAGCCGACGCCCTGGCCGGCCCCGACGCCGGCGAGTTCCTCTTCTTCTACGACAACGACGCCGACCTGCCCGAACGCGACATTCTGGCCCGGCTCGTCGACCAGGCCCGCCGCCACCCCGAGGCGGCCTACATCCAGCCGCGCATCGCCGACCCCGACACCGGCGTCACCGTCCGCCGCTGGGTACCCCGGCTACGAGCCGCAGACCCCACCCGGCCCGGCACCGTCACCGCGATGGCCGAGGGCGTCGTCCTGATCCGCCGGACGGACTTCGAGCACGCCGGGCGCTGGCCGGGCCACTTCTTCCTCTACCACGAAGGATTCGACCTCGCGATGAGGCTCTGGGACCAGGGGCGGACAGGTTTCTACAGCCCGGAGATCATCGTCCACCACCCCGCCAGCAACCCTGCCCGCCACGCCCTCTACCTGCGCCTGGTCGCCCGCAACCGGGTCTGGGTCGCCTACCGGCGCCTGCCCGCGCCGCTCGTCCCGATCTACATCACCTCGTGGATCGTCATCACCGTCGCCCGGCTGCGCTCGCGCACCAGCCTGGCCACCTGGTTCGCCGGACTCGGTGAAGGCCTGCGAGGCGGCCACGGCGAGCGCCGCCCGATGGCCTGGAACACCGTCTGGCGGCTGACCCGCGCCGGACGCCCCCCGATCGTCTAG
- a CDS encoding ATP-binding protein: protein MGEASIKAMGWAQSFPVSSGVQAGRRWARAHLERLGWCARAPETVDDVLLAVSELITNAHVHAHSDAQVVLTWDLVCLHVSVSDTSPVLPTPRSLDAERESGRGMAIVDAVADDWEAHRQENGKTISACFHPPGRPDPHPERSPDVGCPCGFIQRGGRPAASG, encoded by the coding sequence ATGGGTGAGGCGTCGATCAAGGCGATGGGGTGGGCGCAGTCCTTTCCCGTGAGCAGCGGTGTGCAGGCCGGCAGGCGCTGGGCCCGGGCGCACCTGGAGCGGCTCGGCTGGTGCGCGCGGGCACCGGAGACGGTCGATGACGTCCTCCTGGCCGTGAGCGAGTTGATCACCAACGCCCATGTCCACGCGCACAGTGACGCGCAGGTGGTTCTGACGTGGGATCTGGTCTGCCTGCATGTCAGTGTCAGTGACACCTCGCCCGTCCTGCCCACTCCTCGGTCCCTCGACGCGGAGCGCGAATCCGGGCGCGGGATGGCCATCGTCGACGCCGTGGCCGACGATTGGGAGGCCCACCGGCAGGAGAACGGAAAAACGATCAGCGCCTGCTTCCATCCGCCCGGCCGACCCGACCCCCACCCGGAGAGGTCACCGGACGTGGGCTGCCCCTGCGGGTTCATCCAGCGCGGGGGGCGTCCCGCGGCCAGCGGATGA
- the efeU gene encoding iron uptake transporter permease EfeU, whose amino-acid sequence MTWADAAPNLLIGLREGLEAGLVVSILLAALRKAGTGRQDRPVSTAPVWFGVLGAVMLAGSFAAVLTYSTSVLSSQGQQAVGGLLSVLAVALVTAMVFWMRRTAATLSAQLRGEVQRAAVLGAGALTLTAFLAVGREGLETTLFMWTAVKASGSTAAPLVGAGLGLVIAVVLCWLLYRRAVRINIGVFFNRTAILLIVIAAGVLAYGLGDLQEAGWLSGQQWVAFDLTAHIDPNSWWVSILTGVTDLSPRMTVLQVVAWIGYLAVVVPAFVHAGRVATARLAAAKAQTQAEAQAETQAQAQTATRTGPRSGTDVAAARPQPEPEPGPVGRWQQLAGDRPWTVAGALVLVPVVAAAVTITALPTTAAAATTTVKVTSSACAPGWSSAVSGSQTFEVDNQTGKAGEITLLDSSGAIVGEIETLGPATTAALSATLGTGTYSFHCLMSGAAATTSAPVQVSGKAPAGAPLAVKPVTLADLTGPNTQYQQYAAADLVTLRTQVAALRRDIAGNDVAAARADWLAAQLTWERVGASYDSFGDAGTAVDGLPDGLPLGVNDPGFTGLHRIEYGLYHGQGAAQLLPSVDQLAGEITSVQKNLTSDDVAGDPTNLPIRAHEIIEDAIRDHLSGIDDQGAGAAYAMTYADTQVDRVVLGELGPLIDARSPGLVATADAQLTALDQALDDAKTSGQWQPLTDTPLAARQQVDAAIGALLETLATVPDLLEVPPSAS is encoded by the coding sequence ATGACTTGGGCTGACGCTGCACCAAACCTGCTGATCGGCTTGCGGGAGGGACTGGAGGCGGGGCTGGTGGTCAGCATCCTGCTGGCCGCCCTCCGCAAGGCCGGAACCGGGCGGCAGGACCGGCCGGTATCGACCGCGCCGGTCTGGTTCGGCGTGCTCGGGGCGGTGATGCTGGCCGGTTCGTTCGCCGCGGTGCTGACCTACTCGACCAGCGTGCTGTCCTCCCAGGGCCAGCAGGCGGTGGGCGGCCTGCTCAGCGTGCTGGCCGTGGCCCTGGTCACCGCCATGGTGTTCTGGATGCGGCGCACCGCGGCGACGCTCTCGGCGCAGCTGCGCGGCGAGGTGCAGCGCGCGGCCGTGCTGGGCGCGGGCGCGCTGACGCTGACCGCGTTCCTGGCCGTGGGGCGCGAGGGCCTGGAGACCACCCTGTTCATGTGGACGGCGGTCAAGGCCTCGGGCTCGACCGCGGCCCCGCTGGTCGGCGCCGGTCTGGGCCTGGTCATCGCGGTGGTGCTGTGCTGGCTGCTGTACCGGCGGGCGGTGCGGATCAACATCGGGGTGTTCTTCAACCGCACCGCGATCCTGCTGATCGTGATCGCGGCCGGGGTGCTGGCCTACGGCCTGGGCGACCTCCAGGAGGCCGGATGGCTGTCCGGCCAGCAGTGGGTCGCCTTCGACCTGACCGCGCACATCGACCCGAACTCCTGGTGGGTCTCGATCCTCACCGGCGTCACCGACCTGTCGCCGAGGATGACCGTGCTCCAGGTCGTGGCGTGGATCGGCTACCTGGCCGTGGTGGTGCCCGCGTTCGTCCACGCGGGCCGGGTCGCCACCGCCCGCCTCGCCGCCGCCAAGGCCCAGACCCAGGCCGAGGCCCAGGCCGAGACTCAGGCCCAGGCGCAGACCGCGACCCGGACCGGGCCCCGCTCCGGGACCGACGTCGCCGCCGCGCGGCCGCAGCCCGAGCCCGAGCCGGGGCCGGTCGGGCGGTGGCAGCAGCTGGCGGGGGACCGCCCGTGGACGGTGGCCGGGGCGCTGGTGCTGGTGCCGGTGGTGGCCGCCGCGGTGACGATCACGGCGCTGCCGACCACCGCGGCCGCGGCCACCACCACGGTGAAGGTCACCAGCTCGGCCTGCGCGCCGGGCTGGAGCTCGGCGGTCTCCGGATCGCAGACCTTCGAGGTGGACAACCAGACCGGCAAGGCGGGCGAGATCACCCTGCTCGACTCCTCCGGCGCGATCGTCGGCGAGATCGAGACCCTGGGCCCGGCCACCACCGCCGCGCTCAGCGCCACCCTGGGCACCGGCACCTACTCCTTCCACTGCCTGATGTCCGGCGCCGCCGCGACGACCTCGGCCCCGGTCCAGGTCTCCGGCAAGGCCCCGGCGGGCGCGCCGCTGGCCGTCAAGCCGGTCACCCTGGCCGACCTGACCGGCCCGAACACCCAGTACCAGCAGTACGCCGCGGCCGACCTGGTCACCCTGCGGACCCAGGTCGCCGCGCTGCGCCGGGACATCGCCGGGAACGACGTCGCGGCCGCGCGGGCCGACTGGCTCGCCGCGCAGCTGACCTGGGAGCGCGTCGGCGCCTCCTACGACAGCTTCGGCGACGCCGGGACCGCGGTCGACGGCCTGCCCGACGGGCTGCCGCTCGGCGTCAACGACCCCGGCTTCACCGGGCTGCACCGCATCGAGTACGGCCTCTACCACGGCCAGGGCGCCGCGCAGCTGCTGCCGTCGGTGGACCAGCTCGCGGGCGAGATCACCAGCGTGCAGAAGAACCTCACCAGCGACGACGTCGCCGGTGACCCGACGAACCTGCCGATCCGCGCGCACGAGATCATCGAGGACGCGATCCGCGACCACCTGTCCGGCATCGACGACCAGGGCGCGGGCGCCGCCTACGCCATGACCTACGCCGACACCCAGGTCGACCGCGTGGTGCTGGGCGAGCTCGGCCCCCTGATCGACGCCCGCTCGCCGGGCCTGGTCGCCACCGCCGACGCCCAGCTGACCGCGCTCGACCAGGCGCTGGACGACGCGAAGACGAGTGGCCAGTGGCAGCCGCTCACCGACACCCCGCTCGCCGCCCGGCAGCAGGTCGACGCCGCCATCGGCGCCCTGCTGGAGACCCTGGCCACGGTCCCCGACCTGCTCGAAGTCCCCCCGTCGGCCTCGTGA